One window from the genome of Candidatus Zymogenus saltonus encodes:
- the cybH gene encoding Ni/Fe-hydrogenase, b-type cytochrome subunit: MENVESTKKWSAAIRVNHWMIVISITVLIATGFYIGRPFSISAGETMDKFLMGEIRFLHIFFGILLSILFVWRLYLAFFSRFHADWRDFLAFLDFENFVKQIKFYALISNEKPEEKYAYAPLQSLAYLGLMVMILFIVITGLILTGSGYDKGLISFFYFFVKPFQNVLGLATVKFIHHILMWLFILYFLVHVYMAFWTDAVKKDGTISSMINGLMFEKKK; this comes from the coding sequence GTGGAAAACGTTGAATCCACAAAGAAGTGGTCAGCAGCCATAAGGGTGAATCACTGGATGATCGTCATCTCGATTACCGTCCTGATAGCTACCGGCTTCTATATCGGAAGGCCCTTCAGCATCTCCGCCGGTGAAACGATGGATAAGTTCTTGATGGGTGAGATTCGCTTTCTCCACATCTTCTTCGGCATACTCCTCTCCATACTTTTCGTCTGGAGACTGTACCTGGCGTTCTTTTCCAGGTTCCATGCCGACTGGAGAGATTTCTTGGCTTTTCTCGACTTTGAAAATTTCGTAAAGCAGATCAAGTTTTACGCCCTCATCTCCAATGAAAAGCCCGAAGAGAAATACGCCTATGCGCCGCTCCAGTCCCTCGCATATCTGGGACTTATGGTTATGATCCTTTTCATAGTCATAACGGGCCTTATCCTCACCGGATCCGGTTACGACAAGGGATTGATAAGCTTCTTCTACTTCTTTGTCAAACCGTTCCAAAATGTGTTGGGGCTTGCGACGGTGAAGTTCATCCACCACATCCTGATGTGGCTGTTTATTCTTTATTTCTTGGTCCACGTCTACATGGCGTTCTGGACGGATGCCGTAAAGAAAGACGGGACCATATCTTCTATGATCAACGGGCTGATGTTCGAGAAAAAGAAATAG
- a CDS encoding MBL fold metallo-hydrolase: MSEDGGLVIEKITDDFFMLRPKDPMWPSSANVFVIKEYDGGFSMIDVGCGKEEAVRLVRDAISNMGLSVENLKILVLSHSHPDHMGGTGQFLDGARPEILIHEEDYENASNPLGLIGTFDIELAKKNYSEKGGKATAMKDLMRFFIDFGCPMLGAESTGKLTEGDVIKLGGYCLEVILTPGHSPGHISLFDEKTGIMCGGDLVGDIVAWYTPASGGVTGYLESLDKMEAKSPKVILPSHGEIITNPYEKIMKVRDRLLAREEKMIGILKDGPKTFVTLVDLMFKMEIMRFFPGAGITESHVQKLAADGRIRRTGGLIELI, from the coding sequence ATGTCAGAGGACGGCGGCCTCGTCATAGAAAAGATAACCGATGATTTCTTCATGCTTCGGCCGAAAGACCCCATGTGGCCGAGCTCCGCAAACGTATTTGTAATCAAGGAGTATGACGGCGGCTTTTCGATGATAGACGTCGGCTGCGGAAAAGAGGAGGCGGTTAGGCTCGTCAGGGACGCTATTTCCAATATGGGCCTTTCCGTTGAGAATCTCAAAATCCTCGTTTTGTCCCACTCCCACCCTGACCACATGGGCGGAACCGGCCAGTTTCTCGACGGAGCAAGGCCGGAAATATTGATCCACGAAGAGGACTACGAAAACGCCTCAAATCCCCTGGGCCTCATAGGCACCTTCGACATCGAGCTTGCGAAAAAAAATTACTCGGAAAAGGGGGGAAAGGCGACGGCGATGAAAGACCTCATGCGTTTTTTCATCGACTTCGGGTGTCCCATGTTAGGCGCCGAATCCACGGGAAAACTGACGGAGGGGGATGTTATCAAGTTGGGGGGATACTGCCTCGAGGTGATCTTGACGCCGGGCCACTCGCCGGGGCACATCTCCCTTTTCGACGAGAAGACGGGAATCATGTGCGGGGGGGATCTGGTCGGGGATATCGTGGCCTGGTACACCCCGGCGTCTGGCGGGGTCACAGGCTATCTCGAAAGCCTCGACAAGATGGAGGCGAAGTCCCCCAAGGTCATTCTCCCCTCCCACGGAGAGATAATCACAAATCCTTATGAAAAGATCATGAAGGTAAGGGATAGACTTCTCGCCAGGGAGGAAAAGATGATCGGGATACTCAAGGACGGCCCAAAAACCTTTGTTACGCTCGTCGACCTGATGTTCAAGATGGAGATTATGAGGTTCTTCCCCGGAGCCGGCATAACCGAGAGCCACGTCCAGAAATTGGCCGCCGACGGGAGGATCAGGCGCACCGGTGGCCTCATAGAGCTGATTTAG
- a CDS encoding hydrogenase small subunit encodes MEYCEATMDRMERELPEPKFDLRQTLKDYGVSRRDFIKWSSVMTTALMLPKAFSPMVARAAENFSRLPVIWLHLAECTGCSEAFLRNSYPNVDDILLETISLEYHETVMAAAGYQAEENLHNAMDTFDGRYICVVEGAIPMGMDGKFLTLGPQGKTGYEVTKEVTKRAAATICIGSCSSFGNVQAASPNPTNAKGVGDALGISTVNIPGCPPNGVNFTGTVLYYLLFGALPPTDGLGRPIWAYGMKIHDNCERRAHYDAGEFVEEWGDEGAIKGWCLYKMGCKGPYTYSNCPKLRFNDRMSWPIMAGHGCMGCTEPDFWDAMAPLEKPIADKHIPGFGIESTVDRVGAIATGVAAIGLAAHAGATVWRKSGEEEPKKGKAKK; translated from the coding sequence ATGGAATACTGCGAGGCAACGATGGATCGGATGGAAAGGGAATTGCCGGAGCCCAAATTTGACCTTCGTCAAACCCTGAAGGATTACGGGGTATCGAGAAGGGACTTCATCAAATGGTCTTCCGTGATGACCACCGCATTGATGCTCCCCAAGGCATTTAGCCCGATGGTGGCCCGGGCGGCGGAAAACTTCAGCCGTCTCCCCGTCATATGGCTCCATTTGGCGGAGTGTACCGGGTGCAGCGAGGCGTTTCTGAGAAACTCCTACCCGAACGTGGATGACATCCTCCTCGAAACAATTTCCCTCGAATACCACGAGACGGTCATGGCGGCAGCCGGTTACCAGGCGGAGGAGAATCTCCACAATGCGATGGATACCTTCGACGGCAGGTACATCTGCGTTGTAGAGGGCGCCATTCCTATGGGCATGGACGGCAAGTTCTTGACGCTGGGACCCCAGGGAAAAACCGGTTACGAGGTAACCAAGGAGGTAACCAAAAGGGCGGCGGCTACGATCTGCATCGGGAGCTGCTCGTCTTTCGGGAACGTCCAGGCGGCCTCTCCCAACCCGACCAACGCCAAGGGTGTCGGCGACGCATTGGGGATAAGTACTGTAAATATCCCCGGCTGTCCGCCGAACGGCGTCAACTTTACCGGGACCGTTCTTTACTACCTCCTCTTTGGAGCCCTTCCTCCCACCGACGGGCTGGGGAGACCCATTTGGGCGTACGGGATGAAGATCCACGACAACTGCGAGAGGAGGGCCCACTACGATGCGGGCGAGTTCGTGGAGGAATGGGGAGACGAGGGAGCCATCAAAGGCTGGTGCCTCTACAAGATGGGATGCAAGGGACCTTACACCTACTCCAACTGCCCCAAGCTTCGCTTCAACGACAGGATGTCTTGGCCGATCATGGCCGGACACGGATGCATGGGCTGCACAGAGCCCGATTTCTGGGACGCCATGGCACCGCTGGAGAAGCCTATCGCCGACAAACACATCCCGGGCTTTGGAATTGAGTCCACCGTCGACAGGGTCGGCGCGATCGCCACGGGAGTTGCGGCCATAGGGCTCGCCGCCCACGCCGGCGCAACGGTCTGGAGGAAGAGCGGCGAAGAAGAGCCCAAAAAGGGCAAGGCTAAAAAGTAG
- a CDS encoding nickel-dependent hydrogenase large subunit produces MSRIIVDPITRIEGHLRIEAEVEGNTIKDAWSTITLWRGFETILKGRDPRDAGLITQRFCGVCTYSHYEASILACEDAFGVRPPKNARLIRNLIKASQYITDHIMHFYHLHGLDWVDIVSALSANPRKAVELAKSVCDNPYNCSETHYKSVQARITKFVESGRLGPFANAYWGNPSYKLSPEANLVITSHYLDALAVSKLGAQMMAVFGGKNPHPQTLVVGGVTSVMDMLDPQRLGEYKFRLNEMKKFVDTAYIPDVLIAGAAYADEGLKGVGRGVGNYLAYGGFPLDDGWTKTLLPKGVIQNLDIANPMELNEEKITEEVTHSWYKGDEALHPYNGKTEPEYTGFGEDGHIKGDEKYTWSKAPRYDGLPHEVGPLARFVVGFAQGDEKITELVNFTLKTTGLPATVLFSTLGRTAARALETKLVADYAENWLNELVDNIKSGDTRTWTRCKVPKNGKGRGLTAVPRGALGHWINIENKVISNYQAIVPSTWNVSPRDKSENRGPYEESLIGTKMANVNQPLEILRTIHSFDPCMACAVHIIDTKTKEIKKFKVA; encoded by the coding sequence ATGTCAAGAATCATTGTAGATCCAATTACAAGGATAGAAGGACATTTAAGGATAGAGGCTGAGGTGGAAGGAAACACCATAAAGGACGCTTGGAGCACGATTACGCTCTGGAGGGGCTTCGAGACCATCCTAAAGGGGAGGGACCCGAGGGATGCGGGGCTCATAACCCAGCGGTTTTGCGGTGTGTGTACCTACTCCCATTACGAAGCATCCATCCTGGCATGTGAAGACGCCTTCGGGGTAAGGCCCCCGAAAAACGCAAGGCTCATAAGGAACCTCATCAAGGCGTCCCAGTACATTACAGACCACATAATGCACTTCTATCACCTTCACGGCCTCGACTGGGTGGACATCGTAAGCGCCCTATCGGCCAATCCGAGAAAGGCAGTTGAGCTGGCAAAGAGCGTCTGCGATAATCCCTACAACTGCTCCGAGACTCACTACAAGTCGGTCCAGGCGAGGATCACCAAGTTTGTGGAATCGGGGCGTCTGGGACCCTTCGCGAATGCATACTGGGGCAATCCCTCTTACAAGCTGTCTCCCGAGGCGAACCTGGTTATCACCTCCCACTATCTCGACGCCCTGGCGGTATCAAAGCTGGGGGCGCAGATGATGGCGGTCTTCGGCGGCAAGAACCCGCACCCCCAGACCCTGGTGGTCGGCGGCGTAACCTCCGTGATGGACATGCTTGATCCCCAGAGACTGGGTGAATACAAATTCAGGCTGAATGAGATGAAGAAGTTTGTGGACACCGCCTATATCCCCGACGTATTGATCGCGGGCGCGGCCTACGCCGACGAGGGACTCAAGGGCGTCGGAAGGGGAGTCGGAAACTACCTCGCATACGGGGGATTCCCGCTGGACGACGGCTGGACAAAGACCCTCCTCCCGAAGGGGGTCATTCAGAACCTCGACATCGCAAATCCGATGGAGCTTAACGAGGAGAAGATAACCGAAGAGGTCACCCACTCCTGGTACAAGGGAGACGAGGCGCTGCACCCCTACAACGGCAAGACGGAGCCCGAGTACACCGGCTTCGGCGAGGACGGCCACATCAAGGGCGACGAGAAGTACACATGGTCCAAGGCCCCGAGGTATGACGGCCTGCCCCACGAGGTCGGCCCCCTCGCCCGCTTCGTCGTAGGATTCGCCCAGGGTGACGAGAAGATTACGGAGCTTGTGAACTTCACCCTGAAGACCACCGGGCTTCCAGCCACGGTCCTTTTCTCGACACTGGGCAGAACGGCCGCAAGGGCCCTGGAGACCAAGCTTGTCGCCGACTACGCCGAGAACTGGTTGAACGAGCTTGTGGACAACATCAAGAGCGGAGACACCAGGACCTGGACAAGGTGCAAGGTGCCCAAGAATGGCAAGGGCCGGGGTCTCACCGCCGTCCCGAGGGGGGCGCTGGGCCACTGGATCAATATCGAGAACAAGGTTATCTCAAACTACCAGGCGATCGTTCCCTCTACCTGGAACGTTTCGCCGAGGGACAAGTCCGAGAACCGGGGACCTTACGAGGAGTCCCTCATCGGAACAAAAATGGCAAACGTAAATCAGCCGCTGGAAATATTGAGGACAATTCACTCGTTCGATCCCTGTATGGCGTGCGCCGTTCACATCATAGACACGAAGACCAAAGAGATCAAAAAATTTAAGGTAGCTTAA
- the hypA gene encoding hydrogenase maturation nickel metallochaperone HypA codes for MHEVSLIQSLIKIVEEHSATHGFKKVSLMRLSFGRMTHIEPKALELAFKVQSEGTVAFGATLEFKILPVIIYCFKCNKEYEVGRFEFTKCPGCGADEVQVVGGTEELQLLEMDVD; via the coding sequence ATGCATGAGGTTTCCCTGATACAGTCGCTGATAAAAATCGTGGAGGAACATTCCGCAACCCACGGATTTAAAAAGGTCAGCTTGATGAGGCTCTCCTTTGGGCGCATGACCCACATAGAACCGAAGGCGCTCGAACTGGCGTTCAAGGTTCAGTCGGAGGGGACGGTTGCGTTCGGGGCGACCCTTGAGTTCAAGATACTTCCCGTTATAATATATTGTTTTAAGTGCAATAAAGAGTATGAAGTAGGCAGGTTTGAGTTTACAAAGTGTCCCGGGTGCGGGGCGGACGAGGTGCAGGTAGTGGGGGGGACGGAGGAGCTGCAACTTCTTGAGATGGACGTGGATTAG
- a CDS encoding HypC/HybG/HupF family hydrogenase formation chaperone — protein MCIAFPGKIISIDKDNYAVIEVGGVKREASLDLVDEEVEVGDYVVCHVGFAIHKIDEELAKEKLSFLQELIDNEIY, from the coding sequence ATGTGTATCGCATTTCCCGGAAAAATAATCTCGATCGACAAGGACAACTACGCCGTTATCGAGGTGGGGGGCGTCAAGAGGGAGGCCTCCCTCGACCTCGTCGACGAAGAGGTTGAGGTGGGAGATTACGTGGTCTGCCACGTGGGCTTTGCCATCCACAAGATAGACGAGGAGCTGGCAAAGGAGAAGCTCTCTTTCCTGCAGGAGCTGATAGACAATGAAATTTATTGA
- a CDS encoding HyaD/HybD family hydrogenase maturation endopeptidase, which translates to MNNLYQAEPVNITVMGLGNILLADEGFGVHFVRWFGKRYRLPDDVMLVDGGTLGFGLLDIVTSTKHLIVIDVLKADDDPGSLYRFSREEMELNMPEPTSAHEVEFVDILIQAEMMDSCPEVVFLCIVPKEYGGDLDLKMTPLMREKFPKAEELLLKELSNLNIVPESVKTDDA; encoded by the coding sequence ATGAACAACTTATATCAGGCCGAACCCGTAAATATCACCGTGATGGGACTCGGCAACATACTCCTCGCCGACGAGGGCTTCGGCGTTCACTTCGTCAGGTGGTTCGGCAAACGCTACCGACTTCCCGACGACGTTATGCTGGTGGACGGCGGCACCCTCGGCTTCGGGCTTCTGGACATCGTAACGAGCACGAAACACCTCATCGTAATAGACGTCTTGAAGGCCGACGACGACCCCGGCTCCCTCTATCGCTTCAGCAGGGAAGAGATGGAGCTGAACATGCCGGAGCCGACCTCCGCCCACGAGGTGGAGTTCGTTGATATCCTGATTCAGGCCGAGATGATGGACAGCTGCCCCGAGGTCGTGTTCCTCTGCATAGTGCCGAAGGAATACGGCGGCGATTTGGACCTAAAGATGACGCCGCTCATGAGGGAAAAATTTCCGAAAGCCGAGGAGCTCCTCTTGAAGGAGCTGTCCAATCTCAACATAGTCCCGGAAAGCGTAAAGACAGACGATGCATGA